A stretch of the Flavobacterium sp. 5 genome encodes the following:
- a CDS encoding prolyl oligopeptidase family serine peptidase: MFKKIVVLICLVYGIVSQSQSLKLEEIMKGESFVGVQPTNGHWSIDGKKIYFEWNPNNDIDKSIYYWEKGMPVPQLASAKEAAFSKIDLKRNLGSDLGYYIQNGALYSYSFKYKISKKLLQQTSPISNLKLAFENGVLFFEQNGNLLKYNTKEGSILQLTNFKEGKESEKEIEKESFLKSQQKELFQFIRDQETKKKWNTAKIKENKSDFPKPFFYDKSIFENLNVNPQGNFVTFRLIDKVDVKSEKMETFITKDGYNATPDTKEKVSINNLVATKFAIYSVAKDSVYYMNFSSLSHIQDVPKYYSLYENLKSNKKTDKLIVVQEPIYNQDGTFAVAEIRSQDNKDRWLVNLNLEKNTFEEIEHQHDEAWIGGPGIPSYAFDSGVIGFLADNETIYFQSEETGDSHLYIYNIKSKKKTQLTKGNWEVRDVILSKDKKTFYLTTNTTHPGNRNFYKLSISDGVLQPVLTKDGAHEVSLSPDESTLLVRYSFKNKPWELYYAENKKNTELHQITFSTTEAFKKYNWRTPDVITFQAQDGTSVHARLYKPELEKSNKAAIIFVHGAGYLQNAHNYWSNYHREYMFHNLLTDLGYTVLDIDYRGSDGYGRDFRTGIYRFMGGKDLTDQIDGKNYLVKNLGVDASKVGIYGGSYGGFITLMAMLTTPKEFASGAALRSVTDWAHYNHGYTSNILNFPETDPIAYKKSSPIYFAENLEGNLLMLHGMVDDNVEYKDIVRLSQRFIELEKKNWSLSSYPVESHGFKETYSWIDEYSRILNLFNSTLLKN, translated from the coding sequence ATGTTCAAAAAAATAGTTGTTTTGATTTGCTTGGTTTATGGAATTGTTAGCCAAAGTCAGAGTTTAAAATTGGAAGAAATCATGAAGGGTGAATCGTTTGTAGGAGTACAGCCTACGAATGGACATTGGTCGATAGATGGAAAAAAAATCTATTTTGAATGGAACCCAAATAATGATATTGATAAGAGCATCTATTATTGGGAAAAAGGAATGCCAGTTCCGCAATTAGCTTCAGCAAAAGAAGCAGCCTTTTCAAAAATAGATTTAAAAAGAAACCTAGGTTCAGATTTAGGATATTATATTCAAAATGGAGCTTTATATTCATATTCGTTTAAATATAAAATATCAAAAAAACTTTTACAGCAAACTAGTCCGATTTCAAATTTGAAATTGGCTTTTGAGAATGGGGTACTTTTTTTTGAACAAAATGGGAATCTATTAAAATATAATACTAAAGAAGGATCAATACTGCAACTTACTAATTTTAAAGAAGGCAAAGAATCTGAAAAGGAAATAGAAAAAGAATCTTTTTTAAAGAGCCAACAAAAAGAATTATTTCAATTTATTCGTGACCAAGAGACGAAAAAGAAATGGAATACTGCAAAAATAAAAGAGAATAAGTCTGATTTTCCTAAGCCCTTTTTCTACGACAAAAGCATCTTTGAAAATTTAAATGTAAATCCACAAGGAAACTTCGTAACGTTTAGGCTAATTGATAAAGTTGATGTTAAGTCTGAAAAAATGGAGACTTTTATAACAAAAGATGGTTATAACGCAACTCCAGATACTAAAGAAAAAGTATCTATAAATAATTTAGTAGCTACAAAATTTGCAATTTATTCTGTTGCTAAGGATTCTGTTTATTATATGAATTTTTCGTCATTAAGTCATATTCAAGATGTGCCTAAATATTATAGTTTGTATGAAAATTTAAAGAGTAATAAAAAAACAGATAAATTAATAGTGGTTCAAGAACCGATCTATAATCAGGACGGAACTTTTGCTGTTGCAGAAATCAGAAGTCAAGATAATAAAGACAGATGGTTAGTGAATCTTAATTTAGAAAAAAACACTTTCGAAGAAATAGAACATCAACATGATGAGGCATGGATTGGTGGCCCTGGTATTCCTTCATATGCTTTTGATTCGGGTGTAATTGGTTTTCTGGCAGATAATGAAACTATTTATTTTCAATCAGAAGAGACAGGGGATTCTCATTTGTACATTTATAATATTAAAAGTAAAAAGAAAACACAGCTAACGAAAGGTAATTGGGAAGTGCGAGATGTAATTCTATCAAAAGATAAGAAAACGTTTTATTTAACAACAAATACAACTCATCCAGGTAATAGAAATTTTTATAAATTATCAATTAGTGATGGTGTTTTACAGCCAGTTTTAACAAAAGATGGTGCTCATGAAGTAAGTTTGTCTCCCGATGAAAGTACTTTGTTGGTTCGTTACTCTTTTAAAAATAAACCTTGGGAATTGTATTATGCCGAAAATAAAAAGAATACAGAACTTCATCAAATAACTTTTTCGACAACAGAAGCATTTAAAAAATACAATTGGCGTACTCCAGACGTGATTACATTTCAGGCTCAAGACGGAACATCAGTCCATGCCAGATTGTATAAACCAGAATTAGAAAAGAGTAATAAGGCGGCAATTATTTTTGTACATGGTGCGGGTTATCTTCAAAATGCACATAATTATTGGAGTAATTATCACCGAGAATATATGTTTCATAATTTGTTGACCGATTTAGGTTATACCGTATTAGATATTGATTATAGAGGAAGTGACGGTTATGGTAGAGATTTTAGAACTGGAATATATCGCTTTATGGGCGGTAAGGATTTGACGGATCAAATAGATGGAAAAAATTATCTTGTCAAAAATTTAGGTGTAGACGCTAGTAAAGTTGGAATTTATGGGGGGTCATACGGTGGCTTTATTACTTTGATGGCTATGCTGACAACACCTAAAGAATTTGCTTCGGGAGCAGCTTTGCGATCTGTTACAGATTGGGCGCATTACAACCACGGATATACATCTAATATTCTTAATTTTCCAGAAACAGACCCAATTGCCTATAAAAAGAGTTCTCCAATCTATTTTGCAGAAAATTTAGAAGGAAATTTGTTGATGCTACACGGAATGGTCGACGACAATGTAGAATACAAAGATATTGTTCGTTTGTCACAACGTTTTATTGAATTAGAAAAGAAAAATTGGAGCCTTTCTTCCTATCCAGTAGAATCTCATGGGTTTAAAGAAACATATTCTTGGATTGATGAATATAGTAGAATATTAAATTTGTTTAATAGCACACTTCTTAAAAATTAA